Proteins co-encoded in one Candidatus Thiodictyon syntrophicum genomic window:
- the arfB gene encoding alternative ribosome rescue aminoacyl-tRNA hydrolase ArfB: protein MIQITAQIHIDPDELTEQFCRSPGPGGQNVNKVETAVQLRFDVARSPSLPEDVRQRLLRLGGRRVDTAGVLTIEAHRFRTRERNRQDARERLVALIARAAHRPKPRVATKPTRASKERRLETKKATAATKRLRGRQSGDE from the coding sequence GACGGAGCAGTTTTGCCGCTCCCCCGGGCCCGGCGGGCAAAACGTCAACAAGGTCGAGACGGCGGTGCAACTGCGTTTCGACGTCGCGCGCTCCCCGTCCCTGCCGGAGGACGTGCGCCAACGCCTGCTGCGACTGGGCGGTCGACGGGTGGACACTGCGGGCGTCCTGACCATCGAGGCGCACCGCTTCCGCACCCGCGAGCGCAACCGCCAGGACGCCCGCGAGCGTCTGGTCGCGCTGATCGCGCGCGCCGCCCACCGGCCCAAGCCGCGGGTCGCGACCAAACCCACCCGCGCCTCCAAGGAGCGGCGGCTGGAGACCAAGAAGGCGACCGCGGCGACCAAGCGGCTGCGAGGGCGGCAGTCGGGGGATGAGTAA
- a CDS encoding patatin-like phospholipase family protein — protein MTRYLLTLLALTLAALCLAAPPPTLAADAGARPHRPRIGLVLSGGGARGAAHIGVLKVLEEMRIPIDVVVGTSMGSLVGGGYAAGLSPRELEQRVTQVDWNVLFNDDPPRREWPARRKQLSSNPTFDFSIGVRKGQFKLPAGAIAGQKVQLFFNDLVKGAERVQDFDDLPIPFRAVATDLEDGQMKVFERGPLPVAMRASMSVPTLFAPMQWDNHLYVDGGLVRNLPIDVARGLGVDVIIAVNLGSGYLPRDQLGNIVGVTGQMIAILTEQNVKVSLEQIDRARDVLIEPDLGNITASDFNRAKEAIGTGVKAAEKKESQLARYSVSEADYDAWKRTRFGPGQPVRQVSEVQIAGLETVNPEVFDRLVADQRDRPLDRTRLVADIQKLYGRADFERISYHFKPGPDGRDQLMIDAVEKAWGPGYLSFGVGLLTDNKGDSRFGLRATYNRTWADRLGAAWATEVKLGNAPSLYSEFFQPLDLDRSAFVAPYLGLRMTPESVFLGEQRVARYDMTRGRIGADLGTTLDGTEVRVGLYYGQTQVALDTGSPQLPVGRVVDTGLRASLYYDTRDSAGLPRSGTLLSLDLLNPLQALGADVQYSRTLFTSEAAYSVGKNTVALRMKGGSSFGANMPYYDQFALGGFLNLSGYAYEQFRGNDMGFGALIYYRQIASLSPPLGRGLYLGASLEAGWLSDGDFGDQAIGHVTISREATRYGGSLFFGSDTWIGLAYLALGLTSTGESTIYVMIGRP, from the coding sequence ATGACACGGTATCTGTTGACCCTGCTCGCCCTCACGCTCGCCGCCCTGTGTCTGGCAGCACCCCCGCCGACCCTGGCGGCCGATGCGGGCGCCCGGCCGCATCGTCCACGCATCGGCTTGGTGCTCAGCGGCGGCGGCGCCCGCGGGGCGGCCCATATCGGGGTGCTCAAGGTCCTGGAGGAGATGCGTATCCCGATTGATGTGGTGGTGGGGACCAGCATGGGCTCGCTGGTGGGCGGGGGCTATGCGGCCGGGCTCTCGCCGCGGGAACTGGAGCAGCGGGTTACCCAGGTGGATTGGAACGTCCTCTTCAACGATGACCCGCCGCGCCGGGAGTGGCCCGCCCGGCGCAAGCAGTTGTCGTCCAATCCGACCTTCGACTTCAGCATCGGGGTCCGCAAGGGCCAGTTCAAGCTGCCCGCGGGGGCCATCGCCGGTCAGAAGGTGCAGTTGTTCTTCAACGATTTGGTCAAGGGCGCGGAGCGGGTCCAGGACTTTGACGACCTGCCGATCCCCTTCCGGGCCGTGGCGACCGACCTGGAGGACGGGCAGATGAAGGTCTTCGAGCGGGGGCCACTGCCGGTGGCCATGCGCGCCAGCATGTCGGTGCCGACGCTGTTTGCGCCCATGCAGTGGGACAACCACCTCTATGTGGATGGGGGTCTGGTCCGTAACCTGCCGATCGATGTGGCCCGCGGTCTGGGGGTGGACGTCATCATCGCGGTCAATCTGGGGTCCGGATATCTGCCGCGCGACCAACTCGGCAATATCGTGGGCGTCACCGGCCAAATGATCGCGATCCTGACCGAGCAGAATGTCAAGGTCTCGCTCGAGCAGATCGATCGGGCGCGCGACGTGCTGATCGAACCGGACCTGGGCAACATCACCGCCAGCGACTTCAACCGCGCCAAGGAGGCCATCGGGACCGGCGTGAAGGCGGCCGAGAAAAAGGAGTCGCAACTCGCCCGCTACAGCGTCAGCGAGGCGGACTATGACGCCTGGAAGCGCACGCGTTTCGGCCCCGGCCAGCCGGTCAGACAGGTTTCAGAGGTGCAGATCGCGGGCCTGGAGACGGTGAACCCGGAGGTCTTCGATCGCCTGGTCGCGGACCAGCGGGACCGTCCGCTCGACCGTACCCGCCTGGTGGCCGACATTCAGAAGCTCTACGGCCGCGCCGACTTCGAGCGGATCAGCTATCACTTCAAGCCCGGCCCGGACGGCCGCGACCAACTCATGATCGATGCGGTGGAGAAGGCCTGGGGCCCGGGTTATCTGAGTTTCGGGGTCGGCCTCCTGACCGACAACAAGGGCGACAGCCGCTTCGGCCTGCGCGCCACCTACAATCGAACCTGGGCCGATCGGCTGGGTGCCGCCTGGGCCACTGAGGTCAAGCTCGGTAACGCCCCAAGCCTCTACAGCGAGTTCTTCCAGCCCTTGGATCTGGACCGGTCGGCCTTCGTCGCCCCCTACCTGGGGCTGCGCATGACGCCGGAAAGCGTCTTCCTGGGTGAACAACGGGTCGCGCGCTACGACATGACCCGCGGGCGGATCGGTGCGGACCTGGGTACGACCCTGGACGGGACCGAGGTGCGGGTCGGTCTCTATTACGGCCAGACGCAGGTCGCGCTCGATACCGGCTCGCCCCAACTCCCGGTCGGCCGGGTGGTCGACACCGGCCTGCGCGCCAGTCTCTACTACGACACCCGCGACAGCGCCGGTCTGCCGCGCTCAGGCACCCTGCTGTCGCTGGACCTGCTGAACCCGCTCCAGGCACTGGGGGCGGACGTGCAATACTCGCGCACGCTCTTCACCAGCGAGGCCGCCTACAGCGTCGGGAAGAACACCGTCGCCCTCAGGATGAAGGGCGGGAGCAGTTTCGGCGCCAATATGCCCTACTACGACCAGTTCGCCCTGGGCGGCTTCCTCAACCTCTCCGGCTACGCCTATGAGCAGTTCCGCGGCAATGACATGGGCTTCGGGGCCCTGATCTATTACCGCCAGATCGCCTCGCTGTCGCCGCCGCTGGGGCGCGGTCTCTACCTGGGCGCCTCACTGGAGGCCGGATGGCTCTCGGACGGGGACTTCGGCGATCAGGCCATCGGCCATGTGACCATCAGCCGGGAGGCGACCCGCTACGGCGGGAGCCTGTTCTTCGGCTCGGACACCTGGATCGGTCTGGCCTATCTGGCGCTGGGCTTGACCAGTACGGGCGAGAGCACGATCTATGTCATGATCGGGCGGCCCTAG
- a CDS encoding KUP/HAK/KT family potassium transporter, which translates to MISGAFSVARQAVQLGYLPRMLIVQTSGSAMGQIYVPFTNWTLYLAVMALVLGFQSSSSLAAAYGIAVTGTMMIDTILIAFVMVLLWRWHWLVVALVAGGFLMVDLAFFSANAIKIPQGGWFPLAIGLVSFTVLTTWKRGRQLLFRKMAELSVPLKAFLGSIGSDIPRPPTTAVFLTSNREGVPAALLHNLAHNRVLHARVVLVTVVTAEIPVVDAADRLALTDLGKGFHRLIIQYGFMEQPNIPAAIQQCAALGLELDLMTTSFFVSREIIIPSLQPGMALWRERLFKQMSKNAHSATEFFQIPSNRVVELGTQVEI; encoded by the coding sequence GTGATCTCGGGGGCCTTCTCGGTGGCCCGGCAGGCGGTGCAACTGGGCTATCTGCCGCGCATGCTCATTGTCCAGACCTCGGGCTCGGCGATGGGTCAGATCTATGTCCCCTTCACCAACTGGACCCTCTATCTGGCGGTCATGGCCCTGGTCCTGGGCTTCCAGTCGTCCAGCAGCCTGGCCGCCGCCTACGGCATCGCCGTCACCGGCACCATGATGATCGACACCATCCTGATCGCCTTCGTGATGGTGCTGCTGTGGCGCTGGCACTGGCTGGTCGTGGCGCTGGTGGCAGGCGGCTTTCTGATGGTGGATCTGGCCTTCTTCAGCGCCAATGCGATCAAGATTCCGCAGGGCGGCTGGTTTCCGCTGGCTATCGGGCTGGTGTCCTTTACCGTGCTGACGACCTGGAAGCGGGGGCGCCAATTGCTGTTCCGCAAGATGGCCGAGCTCTCGGTGCCGCTCAAGGCCTTTCTCGGTTCGATCGGCAGCGATATCCCCCGCCCGCCGACCACCGCCGTGTTCTTGACGAGTAACCGCGAGGGTGTACCGGCCGCCCTGCTGCACAACCTGGCACACAATCGGGTGCTGCATGCACGCGTGGTGCTGGTGACGGTGGTCACGGCGGAAATCCCGGTGGTGGACGCGGCCGACCGACTGGCGTTGACCGACCTCGGCAAGGGCTTCCACCGACTGATCATCCAATACGGATTCATGGAGCAACCGAACATCCCGGCGGCCATCCAGCAATGCGCGGCCCTGGGGCTGGAGTTGGACCTGATGACCACCTCGTTCTTCGTCAGTCGCGAGATCATCATCCCCAGCCTGCAGCCGGGCATGGCCCTGTGGCGCGAGCGGCTGTTCAAGCAGATGTCCAAGAATGCCCACAGCGCGACCGAGTTCTTCCAGATCCCGAGCAATCGCGTGGTCGAACTCGGCACCCAGGTCGAAATCTGA
- a CDS encoding ISKra4 family transposase, with translation MAKVVRISGDEVTVEVTVRLSGSLLDMEGAIQEATNAVGRCATEEALQRFDTDGSAIRVGAIKLTARGRDPKEYQTPYGPVEVERYVYQSSRGGRIYCPLEHQARIVRGATPRFASQLSHKYAQLNVRAVQTDLEQNHGRTIATSYIQNVAEWVGTIATAKEEDWEYAMPALETPIATVVVSLDGAMIPMADSAGWREAMVGTLSLYDGEGERQHTIYLAAAPEYGKQEFRQRMEREIQRVKRHLPEALYLGIADGAASNWRFLEQHTDRQLIDFFHATEYVGKIAQATHPQRHAEGPRAQWQSAHCTTLKHDPAALDLLIGEAARLSQRHTLSQTLRDDVLSAWTYFTNHRHQMDYPGFVAAGLPIGSGVTEAACKTLVKQRLCASGMRWKNKGAKIVLSLRALTQTTGRWAQFWQKIDQFGAECYG, from the coding sequence GTGGCGAAGGTAGTCAGGATCTCGGGTGACGAGGTGACGGTCGAGGTAACGGTGCGGCTCAGCGGTAGCCTGCTGGACATGGAAGGAGCCATCCAGGAGGCCACCAACGCGGTGGGGCGCTGCGCCACCGAGGAGGCGCTGCAGCGTTTCGACACCGACGGCAGTGCGATCCGTGTCGGCGCGATCAAGCTGACCGCGCGCGGGCGCGATCCGAAGGAGTACCAGACGCCTTACGGGCCGGTCGAGGTCGAGCGTTATGTCTACCAAAGCTCGCGCGGCGGGCGGATCTACTGTCCGCTCGAGCACCAGGCGCGGATCGTGCGCGGGGCGACCCCCCGATTCGCCAGTCAACTCAGCCACAAGTATGCGCAGCTCAACGTGCGCGCGGTGCAGACTGACCTTGAGCAGAACCACGGTCGGACGATCGCTACCTCGTATATTCAAAATGTTGCGGAGTGGGTAGGCACCATCGCCACGGCCAAAGAGGAGGACTGGGAGTACGCGATGCCGGCGCTTGAGACGCCCATCGCGACCGTCGTGGTCAGCCTCGACGGCGCCATGATCCCCATGGCCGACAGTGCGGGCTGGCGCGAAGCCATGGTCGGAACCCTCTCGCTTTACGACGGCGAGGGCGAGCGCCAGCACACCATCTACCTCGCTGCGGCACCCGAGTACGGCAAGCAGGAGTTCCGGCAACGCATGGAGCGCGAGATCCAACGCGTCAAGCGGCACCTCCCCGAGGCACTGTACCTGGGCATCGCCGACGGGGCGGCAAGCAACTGGCGGTTCCTCGAGCAACACACCGACCGCCAGTTGATCGATTTTTTCCATGCAACGGAATACGTGGGCAAAATCGCCCAAGCGACCCATCCGCAGCGCCACGCCGAGGGCCCGCGCGCGCAGTGGCAGAGCGCGCACTGCACGACGCTCAAGCACGACCCCGCCGCCCTTGACCTGCTCATCGGCGAGGCCGCGCGCCTGTCGCAGCGGCACACCCTCTCGCAGACGCTGCGCGACGACGTTCTCAGCGCTTGGACCTACTTCACCAACCATCGCCATCAAATGGACTACCCGGGCTTCGTCGCCGCGGGACTGCCGATCGGATCGGGCGTCACCGAGGCCGCCTGCAAGACCTTGGTCAAGCAACGGCTATGTGCCTCCGGGATGCGCTGGAAGAACAAAGGGGCCAAGATTGTGCTCAGCCTACGCGCACTGACGCAGACCACCGGACGATGGGCACAGTTCTGGCAGAAGATCGACCAGTTTGGGGCTGAGTGCTACGGTTAG
- a CDS encoding KUP/HAK/KT family potassium transporter, translated as MSTTDSPRKLGGLVIGAIGVVFGDIGTSPLYALKETFAGHHPIPVTDAAVLGVLSLIFWTIMILVSLKYVIIIMRADNRGEGGSLALLALVTGMTNNSRLSHLVALLGVFAAALFYGDSMITPAISVLSAVEGLEVVTPRFAGFVLPITIAVLTALFAIQKRGTGLVGMLFGPVMCTWFGVLAVLGVLSIAQRPEVMAALNPVYAAQFLAAHPWLSFLALGAVVLAVTGGEALYTDMGHFGKFPIRLAWFGLILPALVINYFGQGALLLADPAAVQNPFYLLAPTWALIPLVVLATLATVIASQAGAALT; from the coding sequence GTGTCTACGACTGACTCACCGCGGAAACTCGGCGGCCTGGTGATCGGTGCCATCGGTGTCGTCTTCGGCGATATCGGTACCAGCCCGCTCTATGCGCTGAAGGAGACCTTTGCCGGCCATCATCCCATCCCGGTCACCGATGCCGCCGTGCTCGGGGTGCTGTCGCTGATCTTCTGGACCATCATGATCCTGGTGTCGCTGAAATACGTCATCATCATCATGCGGGCCGACAATCGCGGCGAGGGCGGGAGTCTCGCGCTGCTCGCCCTGGTCACGGGGATGACGAACAACTCGCGGCTGTCCCATCTGGTGGCCTTGCTGGGCGTCTTCGCCGCCGCCCTGTTCTATGGCGACAGCATGATCACGCCGGCCATTTCGGTGCTGAGCGCGGTGGAGGGTCTGGAGGTGGTCACGCCGCGCTTCGCGGGCTTTGTCCTGCCCATCACGATCGCGGTACTGACCGCGCTCTTCGCCATCCAAAAACGCGGCACCGGGTTGGTGGGGATGCTGTTCGGGCCGGTCATGTGCACCTGGTTCGGGGTGCTGGCGGTCCTTGGGGTCTTGAGCATCGCGCAGCGGCCGGAGGTGATGGCGGCCCTCAATCCGGTTTATGCGGCACAGTTCCTCGCCGCCCATCCCTGGCTGAGCTTCCTGGCGCTGGGGGCCGTCGTGTTGGCCGTCACCGGCGGTGAGGCGCTTTATACCGACATGGGGCACTTCGGCAAGTTCCCGATTCGGCTCGCCTGGTTCGGGCTGATCCTGCCGGCGCTGGTCATCAATTATTTCGGCCAGGGCGCGCTGCTGCTCGCCGACCCCGCGGCGGTGCAGAATCCGTTTTATCTGCTGGCACCCACCTGGGCCCTGATCCCGCTGGTGGTACTCGCCACCCTGGCCACCGTGATTGCCTCGCAGGCGGGTGCGGCCTTGACATGA
- a CDS encoding phosphoglycerate mutase codes for MPATKTSLRLICPGLFGPADCVAGLNAPTPGLDRLLSRADCRETASRDPLETLAGAFSVPSSPELDLPSAPLCLLTQAPDLAGDGCWFHADPVQLHPDRDRLLLFAGPTLAVLPAEAAALTAAFNAHFIDDGLRLAVPRPGAWYLRVNAAPRLRTRPLHAVAGRALDGLLPAGPDARAWNRWQNEAQMLFYQHPVNQERERLGRPTVSGVWTWGGGVLPRVSGGPGLTIADHPLALGLARAAGGRSLGTGEGSRTPLAWAASGAGSPPGEVLIFWDALWWPALTGDCGAWRAALSDLEALAGRLGAELTAGRVRSLVLDDGQRWTFTLTAWGHRRFWRRGGFREPRYFR; via the coding sequence GTGCCCGCGACCAAGACCAGTCTGCGACTCATCTGCCCCGGGCTCTTCGGTCCCGCCGACTGTGTGGCGGGGCTCAACGCGCCGACCCCGGGCCTGGACCGGCTGTTGTCCCGCGCCGACTGCCGGGAGACGGCGTCCCGCGACCCCCTGGAAACCCTGGCGGGCGCCTTCAGCGTGCCGTCGTCGCCGGAACTGGACCTGCCATCCGCGCCGCTGTGCCTGCTGACGCAGGCGCCCGATCTCGCCGGGGACGGCTGCTGGTTCCACGCCGATCCGGTCCAACTGCACCCGGACCGGGACCGGCTGCTGCTCTTCGCCGGCCCGACGCTCGCGGTCCTGCCCGCGGAGGCCGCGGCCCTGACGGCGGCGTTCAATGCCCATTTCATCGACGACGGCCTGCGCCTGGCGGTGCCGCGCCCGGGGGCCTGGTATCTGCGGGTGAATGCGGCCCCGCGGCTACGCACCCGGCCCCTGCACGCCGTGGCCGGGCGCGCCCTGGATGGCCTCCTGCCCGCGGGTCCGGACGCCCGCGCCTGGAACCGGTGGCAGAACGAGGCGCAGATGCTCTTCTACCAGCATCCGGTCAACCAGGAACGCGAGCGCCTGGGCCGCCCAACGGTGAGCGGGGTCTGGACCTGGGGCGGCGGGGTCCTGCCCCGGGTGTCCGGCGGCCCAGGGCTGACGATCGCCGACCATCCCTTGGCGCTGGGCCTGGCGCGGGCGGCGGGCGGGCGCTCCCTGGGGACGGGTGAGGGGTCCCGGACGCCGCTCGCCTGGGCCGCGTCTGGAGCGGGGTCGCCGCCCGGGGAGGTGCTGATCTTCTGGGATGCCCTCTGGTGGCCGGCACTCACGGGGGACTGCGGCGCCTGGCGCGCGGCACTCTCGGACCTGGAGGCGCTGGCGGGGCGGCTCGGCGCCGAATTGACCGCCGGGCGCGTGCGCTCGCTGGTGCTCGATGACGGGCAACGCTGGACCTTCACCCTGACCGCTTGGGGGCACCGCCGGTTCTGGCGCCGCGGCGGGTTCCGAGAACCCAGGTATTTTCGATGA
- a CDS encoding molecular chaperone DnaJ codes for MLRLLLVPLFVLGVLWLVRWFRRTPPARVADTLRKVAMWTVIGVLVLAAATGRLSPVFAFIAALIPAAIRVLTLLQAVPVLQRLLRSLGIPLPGGLFGGGPAAGAAGGGGGGGAPGGSSIRTRFLEMRLDHATGAMDGRVLEGPFAQRALRDLRLDELLRMLELYREADAQSAAVLEAYLDRERGTDWRARDPGPGAARVGSGGGPMNEAEALAILGLEPGADALAVRDAHRRLMQRLHPDRGGSGYLAAKINEAKQVLLKGLG; via the coding sequence ATGCTGCGTCTGTTGCTGGTCCCGCTGTTCGTCCTCGGGGTCCTGTGGCTGGTGCGCTGGTTCCGGCGCACACCGCCGGCCCGGGTCGCCGACACCCTGCGCAAGGTCGCGATGTGGACGGTGATCGGCGTCCTGGTGCTGGCCGCGGCCACCGGTCGGCTGAGCCCGGTCTTTGCCTTCATCGCTGCCCTGATCCCGGCCGCCATCCGCGTGCTCACCTTGCTGCAGGCGGTCCCGGTCCTGCAACGCCTGCTGCGCTCGCTCGGCATCCCGCTGCCCGGCGGTCTGTTCGGCGGCGGACCGGCGGCGGGCGCGGCCGGCGGGGGCGGCGGCGGCGGGGCCCCGGGGGGCTCGTCCATCCGCACCCGCTTCCTGGAGATGCGCCTGGACCACGCCACCGGGGCCATGGACGGGCGCGTGCTGGAGGGTCCCTTTGCGCAGCGCGCCTTACGTGACCTGCGCCTGGATGAACTGCTGCGGATGCTGGAGCTGTATCGGGAGGCCGATGCCCAGTCGGCCGCGGTCCTGGAGGCCTATCTGGACCGGGAGCGGGGGACGGACTGGCGCGCGCGCGATCCGGGGCCGGGTGCCGCGCGCGTCGGCAGCGGCGGCGGCCCCATGAACGAGGCGGAGGCCCTGGCGATCCTGGGCCTGGAGCCGGGCGCCGACGCCTTGGCGGTGCGCGACGCCCATCGACGGCTCATGCAGCGGCTGCACCCGGACCGGGGCGGCTCCGGCTATCTGGCGGCCAAGATCAACGAGGCCAAGCAGGTGCTGCTCAAGGGGCTGGGCTGA
- a CDS encoding SDR family oxidoreductase, which yields MNEIVIIGCGYVGTRLARQYLDRGEPVLGLVQTQAGAERLAAAGIAARRLDLAADDLSGLPLAGARVFHLAPPPGQGREDPHTRRLVDAFTRAGQPRRVVYVSTTGVYGDCRGAWVDESWPARPGADRSHRRWDAEQTLQRWAAATGGELVVLRVAGIYGPGRLPLERLRQGVPMVRAQESPYSNRIHVDDLVSACALAMERGRPGAIYNACDDSPSTMTDYFLAIADAAGLPRPPLIPLAEAQGQVSAAMLSYLAESRRLSNRKLREELGLELRYPSLAQGLPSCL from the coding sequence GTGAATGAAATCGTCATCATCGGTTGTGGATATGTGGGCACGCGACTGGCACGCCAATACCTGGACCGCGGGGAGCCGGTCCTGGGGCTGGTGCAGACCCAGGCGGGGGCGGAGCGGCTCGCCGCGGCGGGGATCGCCGCCCGGCGCCTGGACCTGGCGGCGGACGACCTGAGCGGCCTGCCCCTGGCCGGGGCCCGGGTCTTCCACCTGGCGCCACCGCCGGGCCAGGGCCGCGAGGACCCCCACACCCGGCGGCTGGTGGACGCCTTCACCCGCGCCGGCCAGCCGCGCCGGGTGGTCTATGTCAGCACCACCGGGGTCTACGGCGACTGCCGGGGGGCCTGGGTGGACGAGTCCTGGCCCGCCCGCCCCGGCGCGGACCGCTCGCACCGCCGCTGGGATGCGGAGCAGACCTTGCAGCGCTGGGCCGCGGCGACCGGGGGCGAGCTGGTGGTCCTGCGGGTCGCCGGCATCTATGGTCCGGGACGCCTGCCCCTGGAGCGTCTGCGTCAGGGGGTCCCCATGGTGCGGGCGCAGGAGTCGCCCTACAGCAACCGCATCCATGTGGACGACCTGGTGAGCGCCTGCGCACTCGCCATGGAGCGCGGCCGACCCGGGGCCATCTACAACGCCTGCGACGACAGTCCCAGCACCATGACCGACTATTTCCTCGCCATCGCGGACGCCGCCGGCCTCCCGCGCCCGCCCCTGATCCCGCTGGCCGAGGCGCAGGGCCAGGTCTCGGCGGCGATGCTGTCCTATCTCGCCGAGTCGCGTCGGCTGAGTAATCGCAAACTGCGCGAGGAACTGGGGCTGGAACTGCGCTACCCGAGCCTCGCCCAGGGGCTGCCGTCGTGTCTTTGA